From a single Methylosinus sp. H3A genomic region:
- a CDS encoding IS630 family transposase yields MRHVDPGSTPQKSEGGFARGGGGVQKNLEDAVAEEAAKHPERSVEVFASDEHRLGLKPVTRRVWAPVGERPIAHGHHRFDWLYVTAFVSPASGETFWYVHDGVSKPFFAALLETFAREAKAGVDRTIVLVIDNAGWHGEAGLSVPDGVRLVFLPPYTPELQPAETLWALVDEPIVNKHIGTIEELDAIIGERCAALASERDIIKSRAGFHWWPKIAKPK; encoded by the coding sequence CTGCGGCATGTCGATCCAGGCTCCACGCCCCAAAAATCCGAAGGTGGCTTCGCCCGAGGAGGCGGCGGCGTTCAAAAAAACCTCGAAGACGCCGTCGCGGAGGAAGCCGCGAAGCATCCAGAGCGATCGGTCGAGGTCTTCGCCAGCGACGAGCACAGGCTCGGCCTGAAACCGGTCACGCGGCGCGTCTGGGCGCCCGTCGGCGAGCGGCCGATCGCGCATGGCCATCATCGCTTCGACTGGCTCTATGTGACCGCCTTCGTCTCGCCGGCGAGCGGCGAGACCTTCTGGTACGTGCACGACGGCGTCTCGAAGCCGTTTTTCGCGGCGCTGCTCGAGACCTTCGCGCGCGAAGCCAAGGCCGGCGTCGATCGCACGATCGTGCTCGTCATCGACAACGCCGGCTGGCACGGCGAGGCTGGTCTGAGCGTGCCGGATGGCGTGCGACTGGTTTTTCTGCCGCCCTATACGCCGGAGCTGCAACCCGCCGAGACCTTATGGGCTCTCGTCGACGAGCCGATCGTCAACAAGCACATCGGAACGATAGAGGAACTCGACGCGATCATCGGCGAAAGATGCGCCGCGCTCGCGAGCGAGCGCGACATCATCAAAAGCCGCGCCGGCTTCCATTGGTGGCCAAAAATCGCCAAGCCGAAGTAA
- a CDS encoding PKD domain-containing protein: MFSRRAFFGLDYDNLTCVFFLLFTAICLVIGAGRISDAQAHDEASDIVANAGFDRHASVGQTIQLDASGSTSASGRALRYRWAIVQRPSSSAAGLSDSSALRPVFKVDVAGDYVFSVTAQSEGGGDDRNPARATVTVSTQSVAPVADAGLDRKVAVGATVALDGARSFDADGDAIAYRWTLLRRPAHSAAALSSTTIARPTLSVDIAGEYVAQLVVVDATGKTSAPSLVTFSTRSALRGRASAGPAQLLASGATARVDADGTYLPSGTPASTNLGWALLSKPRGSAARLKTAPDARQAVTLDRAGDYVVQATLPIAARGGEDGHEHTREGSGGGDHARNRDRERDHNDDDDREGSERLSRRAGPRLATSLLTTANVPPVANAGDDQRIAPGAKITLDGSRSTDVNGDALTYRWALISRPTGSSAALDDPTSVKPAFTTDVAGSYVAQLVVDDGFGHARPATVVIATDAAAPIADAGRDLLARAGDVVSLDGSASRDPEGGRLSASWTVLGLGDQLPGALSNSTSLTAALAITPSGRDHSSGPTPKLVVAQLTVENRLLLSTDDVVVSTVEARPVAVPRQGGAAYRGVIVGLDGSASINPNLPATPNGGLTYKWSLLSRPAGSAAGIGNPTSALPTLKPDAYGRYVVQLIVSDGVLDSRPRTLLVDVTAQKPVAAISAKSPVLVGQSASFDGSTSVDPDGNPLAFAWTLTSAPGGSRAAVTDAASSVAHLVPDMAGSYTVQLVVSDPYNASAPATATIVAQGGFTFTPVPAQSVALGSSVSFTVAASDSSGKPVSYAYSGALPSGASFDATTGAFKFRPPSNNPSGYSFTFQATNGKDVITLTVPVTVTGTPIGTTAGLTAKVYDAVNYANGVSTPVVGAAVSIGAIGATSDATGAIALSGLPAGQGTLVVAASGATPAPDGSSYLDTVLPAPLIAGVVNTLDGPILLARASGGGSVGGSGSTTITNSALGVTLTIAPNSAFTASGAPYTGQVSIGSLPAGTPIGLPAGFAPCQLLVVSPTGVTFNPPAQLTIANNDGLPPGAQVDLWAFDPQLASARVVGIGQVSSDGARISTLIGGVPGGTVLAMTPRHAGMVERKTQPADIFNPSALGGGDLATSFSPPGMRELGAARGLTFVYHSTTANARPIVDAAAQFGAGLGLPQTLTSRLTVANVAQPTASTTNLSTPITGAGPLDPARDNGLIQAGVADATNLVSGSYRYSLLTIAKFTCSAVGAQATGTLVVNNQAKSPFGAGWQLAELQKLEKQADGSLAIVEGNGRTLIAHPEQAPDFLPDPVYIPVSGPFLGATADLLGNGLPSILRLGWRDGSLNVILNRGGRQFVKTASPIIGDAGSQNANGTLNVDVTDVAAGDVTNDGNIDVAYVNSRHNLAKILIGGSGGSFLPVPLAVESNGAGGAIVTGDFIGDGGGHLMMSENQGGYPDLHIIYNNDRNNFTFHHDAPRLPGYNVTHVKVRLPGFQHDTVAVLTTDGSLSFTYGGNTDGFGGHWSRGPSGLGYWQVDADEWVLDTIRMPTALGPVGPSRALATADIDASGLPAFAVAASNAVYIVQWRQTGAGNQYIRQTLTLPGGLAPDSVTLAPLADGNRPSLIVSAKTAGFYVFVNDGKGNFNPTPVKIDTPFRVGFQTDVVDFDGDGIADIAVNDIDNDRVAIYFGKPHPDGAFVAPIGDYTRLVQNGDGSYRRIYNDGTVVTFGADGFQTRLVDANGNSTDYSYNGQGQLTRIVGPTGVTTSFSYSGSWLASTTDGAGRTTSYEHDAAGNLTKVVDPLGNVTQYLYDGNHQLVTTIDPNGGQTSSSYSSTGQLKSQTYPDGSTVRLDVSRALGLDALGVDLGGPANAAFVPVEDRITQMVDAKGDLSESEVNEWGAVVRVTDVLGRVSRFYRDDANHVVRSEIAAGASTGAISPSPLGLPQIGASDTLVDEFLWDERGNLLQRREGVGHAADPVSGSVLERVSSYVYEPTHDKVIQKTDPEGNVTRWSYDANGNMTAMTDALGGVMAYTYDARGSALSKTDPLGRVTSYAYDTSGNLSRTIDAAGAAFDRYYDSRGNLILTVDAAGTSIARNRASRYDANNRVIEQTSAAGQVTATSYDGNGNVIQIVDPAGNVTRRSFDGDNRLVSETTPDAGTSSFTYDANGNRLTATDASGAVTRYAYDAANRLVTVTDALGATRSLGYDLRDNAVSVVDARGKQTRLGYDVYKRLDLRVDALGGRWLTRYDRNDNPVSLSTPTGLTQALAYDRLQRLIGEGGTSFSYDAASNLVSTRGDNGLGYDFAYDALSRPVGMQTAGYPLSVAFSYAYDALSRRVSMSDSLGGVTAYAFDAEDRVTAIGTPWGQTIAQSYDAAGRPQRLVYPNGLEADLSFEAQTGRLASLAHRPTPAGNPLLKFDHAYDLRGNLSALAELSGTKTFSYDAVERLTGANSVAPPQQIESYSYDPEGNRIASHISASYAVDVADRVLENADNRYDWSADGQLTKRTPKAGGVAWSFVSSFRARTNQMRLDAALGSDGTTIGFVYDPFGRLVSPQWPAPRGNEELYYDGPDVVLARRRLDGGDQWVRYVHGPLDDQPLATEVYAQGAAPTPGTGSQFYYHADGEGSIRLITNAGSTVFNRYDYDSFGRRLAVVESLPLQPYGWKGREWIAGPDIYYNRARFYDPALGRFLAEDPLGFGGGDSNLYSFAWNNPRRWNDPSGLSATESGLLSRVTPVAEAAAIGCAISTTLSGLAAWLSGDGTYEVVGLQLASPCIVSPVLARRPGGRGGAGVGSGAGGGRGPGPNDDDDGDPCTPSWESENGYCFVLYPKGSKREEACRRGCLERSRVRDSICRRTGAWPSNNDPSFGPPRWNDLTDCRDLWGPRRWN; encoded by the coding sequence ATGTTTTCTCGTCGGGCTTTCTTCGGTCTGGATTATGACAATCTGACTTGCGTCTTTTTTCTATTGTTCACCGCTATTTGCCTAGTGATCGGCGCCGGTCGGATATCCGACGCGCAAGCCCATGACGAGGCGTCGGATATCGTCGCGAACGCAGGCTTCGATCGCCACGCATCGGTCGGGCAGACCATTCAGCTCGACGCATCCGGGTCCACCAGCGCGAGCGGACGCGCGCTGCGCTATCGTTGGGCGATCGTCCAGCGCCCTTCGAGCAGCGCCGCCGGGCTTTCCGACAGCTCCGCCCTGCGACCTGTGTTCAAGGTCGATGTCGCGGGCGATTATGTTTTTTCGGTCACGGCGCAATCCGAGGGCGGCGGCGACGACCGCAACCCGGCGCGGGCGACGGTCACGGTCTCGACGCAGAGCGTCGCCCCTGTCGCGGACGCCGGCCTCGATCGGAAGGTCGCGGTCGGCGCGACCGTGGCGCTCGACGGTGCGCGCTCCTTCGACGCCGATGGGGACGCAATAGCCTATCGATGGACGCTTTTGCGACGGCCTGCGCATAGCGCCGCGGCCCTGTCGTCGACGACAATCGCGCGCCCGACGCTGAGCGTCGACATCGCAGGCGAGTATGTCGCGCAGCTCGTCGTCGTCGATGCGACCGGCAAGACCAGCGCTCCCTCTCTGGTGACTTTCTCGACGCGCAGCGCCTTGCGCGGGCGGGCCAGCGCGGGGCCGGCGCAACTGCTCGCGTCCGGCGCAACTGCGCGGGTCGACGCCGACGGAACCTATCTGCCGTCTGGGACGCCGGCCTCGACCAACCTCGGCTGGGCGTTGCTGTCGAAACCCCGAGGAAGCGCCGCGCGACTCAAGACGGCGCCGGACGCGCGTCAGGCGGTGACGCTGGATCGCGCTGGCGACTATGTCGTGCAGGCGACGCTCCCGATCGCGGCGCGCGGCGGCGAGGACGGCCATGAGCACACCCGCGAGGGGAGCGGTGGCGGTGACCACGCCCGGAATCGGGATCGCGAGCGCGATCACAATGACGATGACGATCGCGAAGGGAGCGAGAGGCTCTCGCGACGCGCCGGCCCGCGTTTGGCCACCAGCCTGCTGACGACCGCCAATGTTCCTCCTGTGGCGAACGCCGGCGACGATCAACGCATCGCGCCCGGCGCGAAAATCACGCTCGACGGCTCGCGTTCGACCGATGTGAACGGCGACGCGCTCACCTATCGCTGGGCGCTGATCTCCCGGCCGACGGGATCGTCCGCCGCGCTCGACGATCCGACCTCCGTCAAGCCCGCGTTCACGACGGATGTCGCTGGTTCCTATGTCGCGCAGCTCGTCGTCGACGATGGCTTCGGCCATGCGCGGCCGGCGACGGTCGTCATTGCGACGGACGCCGCCGCGCCGATCGCCGATGCGGGGCGCGATCTGCTGGCCCGCGCGGGCGACGTGGTTTCCCTCGACGGCTCGGCCTCTCGCGATCCGGAGGGCGGCAGGCTCTCGGCGAGCTGGACGGTCCTCGGCCTCGGCGACCAGCTCCCGGGCGCGCTCTCCAATTCCACTTCCCTCACGGCCGCTCTCGCCATCACGCCGAGCGGAAGGGACCACTCGTCCGGCCCGACGCCGAAGCTCGTCGTGGCGCAGCTCACCGTCGAGAACCGCCTGCTGCTCTCGACCGACGACGTCGTCGTCTCCACGGTGGAGGCGCGTCCGGTCGCCGTCCCGCGGCAGGGCGGCGCGGCCTATCGCGGGGTCATCGTCGGGCTGGACGGCTCGGCCTCCATCAATCCCAATCTGCCGGCGACGCCGAACGGCGGCCTCACCTACAAATGGTCGCTGCTGTCGCGCCCCGCCGGCTCTGCGGCGGGCATCGGCAATCCGACGAGCGCGCTCCCGACGCTGAAGCCCGACGCCTATGGCCGCTATGTCGTTCAGCTGATCGTGTCGGACGGCGTGCTCGACAGCCGGCCGCGCACGCTCCTCGTCGACGTGACCGCCCAGAAGCCAGTCGCGGCGATCTCCGCCAAATCGCCGGTTCTCGTCGGCCAATCCGCGAGCTTCGACGGCTCGACCTCCGTCGATCCGGACGGCAATCCGCTCGCTTTCGCCTGGACGCTGACGAGCGCGCCGGGCGGTAGCCGCGCCGCAGTGACCGACGCGGCCTCCTCCGTGGCGCATCTCGTTCCCGATATGGCCGGCTCCTACACGGTCCAGCTCGTCGTCTCCGACCCGTATAACGCCTCGGCTCCGGCGACGGCGACGATCGTCGCCCAGGGCGGCTTCACCTTCACGCCCGTGCCGGCGCAGAGCGTCGCGCTCGGCTCGAGCGTCTCCTTCACCGTCGCCGCGAGCGATTCCAGCGGCAAGCCGGTGAGCTACGCCTATTCCGGCGCGCTGCCTTCGGGGGCGAGCTTCGATGCGACGACCGGCGCGTTCAAATTCCGGCCGCCGAGCAATAATCCATCCGGCTATTCCTTCACCTTCCAGGCCACGAACGGCAAGGATGTGATCACGCTGACCGTTCCCGTGACGGTCACGGGGACGCCGATCGGAACGACAGCGGGCCTCACGGCCAAGGTCTATGACGCCGTAAATTACGCGAATGGCGTGTCGACCCCCGTCGTCGGCGCGGCGGTCTCGATCGGCGCGATCGGCGCGACCAGCGACGCGACCGGCGCGATCGCCCTTTCCGGCCTCCCGGCCGGGCAGGGGACGCTCGTCGTCGCGGCCAGCGGAGCCACGCCCGCGCCCGACGGCTCGTCCTATCTCGACACGGTCCTCCCGGCGCCGCTGATCGCCGGCGTCGTCAACACGCTCGACGGCCCGATCCTTCTGGCGCGGGCCTCCGGCGGGGGCAGCGTCGGCGGCTCCGGCTCGACGACGATCACCAATTCTGCGCTCGGCGTGACGCTGACCATCGCGCCCAATTCGGCCTTCACCGCCAGCGGGGCGCCCTATACGGGTCAGGTGTCCATCGGCTCGCTGCCCGCCGGCACGCCGATCGGCCTGCCGGCCGGCTTCGCGCCCTGTCAGCTGCTGGTCGTCTCGCCTACGGGCGTCACCTTCAATCCTCCGGCCCAGCTCACCATCGCCAACAATGATGGGCTTCCGCCCGGCGCGCAGGTCGATCTCTGGGCCTTCGATCCGCAGCTCGCCAGCGCCCGCGTCGTCGGAATCGGCCAGGTCTCGTCGGACGGCGCGCGCATCTCCACCCTCATCGGGGGCGTTCCGGGCGGCACGGTGCTCGCCATGACGCCTCGCCACGCCGGAATGGTCGAGCGCAAGACGCAGCCCGCCGATATTTTCAATCCGAGCGCGCTCGGCGGCGGCGATCTCGCGACGAGCTTCTCGCCGCCGGGAATGCGCGAGCTCGGCGCCGCGCGCGGCCTGACCTTCGTCTACCACTCGACGACCGCCAACGCCCGTCCGATCGTCGACGCCGCGGCGCAGTTCGGCGCGGGCCTCGGCCTGCCGCAGACGCTGACGAGCCGGCTCACCGTCGCCAATGTCGCCCAGCCGACAGCCTCGACGACCAATCTGTCGACCCCCATCACGGGCGCGGGCCCGCTCGATCCGGCGCGCGACAATGGCCTCATACAGGCGGGCGTCGCCGATGCGACCAATCTCGTCTCGGGCTCTTATCGCTACTCTTTGCTCACCATCGCCAAATTCACCTGCTCGGCGGTCGGCGCGCAGGCGACGGGAACGCTCGTCGTCAATAATCAGGCCAAAAGCCCCTTCGGCGCCGGCTGGCAACTCGCCGAGTTGCAGAAGCTCGAGAAGCAGGCGGACGGCTCGCTCGCCATCGTCGAGGGCAATGGCCGCACGCTGATCGCCCATCCGGAGCAGGCTCCGGATTTTCTGCCGGACCCGGTCTATATCCCCGTCAGCGGACCCTTCCTGGGCGCGACGGCCGATCTGCTGGGCAATGGGCTTCCGTCGATCCTGCGCCTTGGCTGGAGGGACGGCTCTCTCAACGTCATCCTCAATCGCGGCGGCCGGCAGTTCGTCAAAACCGCGTCGCCGATCATCGGCGACGCCGGCTCGCAAAACGCCAACGGCACTCTCAACGTCGACGTGACGGATGTCGCCGCCGGCGACGTGACCAATGACGGCAATATCGACGTCGCCTATGTCAATTCGCGGCACAATCTCGCGAAGATTCTCATCGGTGGGTCGGGCGGCTCCTTTCTGCCCGTGCCGCTCGCCGTCGAATCCAACGGCGCCGGCGGCGCCATTGTGACGGGCGACTTCATCGGGGACGGCGGCGGCCATCTCATGATGAGTGAAAATCAGGGCGGCTACCCCGATCTTCACATCATCTACAACAACGACAGGAACAATTTCACCTTTCATCACGACGCGCCGAGACTGCCCGGCTACAATGTCACCCACGTCAAAGTGCGTCTGCCGGGCTTTCAACACGACACTGTCGCAGTGCTGACCACCGACGGCTCGCTCTCCTTCACCTATGGCGGAAACACCGATGGCTTCGGCGGCCATTGGTCGCGCGGGCCGAGTGGTCTCGGCTATTGGCAGGTGGACGCGGACGAATGGGTTCTCGACACGATCAGAATGCCGACGGCGCTCGGGCCGGTCGGCCCGTCACGCGCGCTAGCCACGGCCGATATAGACGCATCCGGTCTGCCCGCATTCGCCGTCGCGGCTTCCAACGCCGTCTATATCGTGCAATGGCGCCAGACCGGAGCCGGCAATCAATATATCCGCCAGACCCTCACGCTCCCCGGAGGCCTCGCGCCGGACAGCGTGACGCTGGCTCCGCTCGCCGATGGCAATCGCCCGAGCCTCATCGTCTCGGCGAAGACCGCCGGATTCTATGTCTTCGTCAATGACGGCAAGGGAAATTTCAATCCGACGCCGGTGAAGATCGACACGCCCTTCCGCGTCGGCTTCCAGACCGACGTCGTCGATTTCGACGGCGATGGAATCGCCGATATCGCGGTGAACGACATCGACAATGACCGCGTCGCCATCTATTTCGGCAAGCCGCATCCGGACGGCGCCTTCGTCGCGCCGATCGGCGACTATACGCGGCTCGTGCAGAACGGCGACGGGAGCTACCGCCGCATCTACAATGACGGGACAGTCGTCACTTTCGGCGCCGACGGCTTCCAGACGAGGCTCGTCGACGCCAATGGCAATTCGACCGATTATTCCTACAATGGCCAAGGCCAATTGACGCGGATCGTCGGGCCGACGGGCGTGACGACGAGCTTTTCCTATTCCGGCTCCTGGCTCGCCTCGACCACCGACGGCGCCGGCCGCACGACGAGCTATGAGCACGACGCTGCGGGCAATCTCACCAAGGTCGTCGACCCGCTGGGCAATGTCACGCAATATCTCTACGACGGCAATCACCAGCTCGTCACGACGATCGATCCGAATGGCGGCCAGACGAGCAGCAGCTATTCGTCGACCGGCCAGCTGAAGAGCCAGACCTATCCGGACGGGAGCACGGTGCGGCTCGACGTCTCGCGCGCGCTCGGACTCGATGCGCTGGGCGTCGATCTCGGCGGGCCGGCCAACGCCGCTTTCGTGCCCGTCGAGGACCGCATCACGCAGATGGTGGACGCCAAGGGCGACCTCAGCGAGTCGGAGGTCAATGAATGGGGCGCGGTGGTGCGCGTCACCGATGTTCTCGGCCGCGTCTCGCGCTTTTATCGCGACGACGCCAATCATGTCGTGCGCAGCGAGATCGCGGCGGGCGCGAGCACGGGCGCGATATCGCCGAGCCCGCTCGGCCTGCCGCAGATCGGCGCGTCGGACACGCTCGTCGACGAATTTCTCTGGGACGAGCGCGGCAATCTCCTGCAGCGGCGCGAGGGCGTCGGACATGCGGCCGATCCGGTCAGCGGCAGCGTTCTCGAGCGGGTCAGCTCTTACGTGTATGAGCCGACTCACGACAAGGTGATCCAGAAGACCGACCCTGAGGGCAATGTCACCAGATGGAGCTATGACGCCAACGGCAATATGACGGCGATGACCGACGCGCTCGGCGGGGTCATGGCCTATACATATGACGCGCGCGGCTCGGCGCTCAGCAAGACCGATCCACTCGGCCGCGTGACGAGCTATGCTTACGACACCAGCGGCAATCTCTCGCGCACGATCGACGCCGCCGGCGCGGCCTTCGATCGTTACTACGACAGCCGCGGCAACCTCATCCTCACCGTGGATGCGGCGGGAACTTCGATCGCCCGCAATCGCGCCTCGCGCTACGACGCGAACAACCGTGTCATCGAGCAGACCTCCGCCGCTGGCCAAGTGACGGCGACGAGCTATGACGGCAATGGCAATGTCATTCAGATCGTCGATCCGGCCGGCAATGTCACGCGGCGCAGCTTCGATGGCGACAATCGGCTCGTCTCCGAGACGACGCCCGACGCCGGGACCAGCAGCTTCACCTATGACGCCAATGGCAATCGGCTGACGGCGACGGACGCCTCCGGCGCGGTGACGCGCTACGCCTATGACGCCGCCAATCGCCTCGTCACGGTCACCGATGCGCTCGGCGCGACGCGCAGCCTCGGCTATGATCTGCGCGACAATGCCGTCAGCGTCGTCGATGCGCGCGGCAAGCAGACGCGGCTCGGCTATGACGTCTACAAGCGGCTCGACCTGCGCGTCGACGCGCTGGGCGGGCGCTGGCTCACCCGCTACGACCGCAACGACAATCCCGTCTCGCTCTCGACGCCCACGGGGCTCACGCAGGCGCTCGCCTATGATCGCCTGCAGCGGCTGATCGGGGAGGGCGGAACGAGCTTTTCTTACGACGCGGCGTCCAATCTCGTCTCGACGCGCGGCGACAATGGCCTCGGCTATGATTTCGCTTATGACGCGTTGAGCCGCCCGGTCGGCATGCAGACGGCGGGCTATCCGCTCTCCGTCGCCTTCTCCTATGCCTATGACGCGCTGTCGCGGCGCGTGTCGATGAGCGACAGCCTCGGCGGCGTCACGGCCTACGCCTTTGACGCGGAAGATCGAGTCACGGCGATCGGGACGCCCTGGGGCCAGACCATCGCCCAGAGCTATGACGCCGCCGGCCGGCCGCAGCGTCTCGTCTATCCCAACGGGCTCGAGGCCGACCTCTCCTTCGAGGCGCAGACGGGGCGGCTCGCCAGCCTCGCGCATCGGCCGACGCCGGCCGGCAATCCCCTCCTGAAATTCGATCACGCCTATGATCTGCGCGGCAATCTCTCGGCTCTCGCCGAACTCTCGGGAACCAAGACCTTCTCTTATGACGCCGTCGAGCGTCTGACCGGCGCGAACTCTGTCGCGCCGCCGCAGCAGATCGAGAGCTATTCCTACGATCCGGAAGGCAATCGCATCGCCTCGCATATCTCGGCGAGCTACGCCGTCGACGTTGCCGACCGCGTGCTGGAGAACGCCGACAATCGCTATGACTGGAGCGCCGACGGGCAGCTGACCAAGCGCACGCCCAAGGCTGGCGGCGTCGCCTGGAGCTTCGTCAGCTCGTTCCGCGCCCGCACGAACCAGATGCGGCTCGACGCCGCTCTCGGCTCCGACGGGACCACCATCGGCTTCGTCTACGATCCGTTCGGGCGTCTCGTGTCGCCGCAATGGCCGGCGCCGCGCGGCAATGAGGAGCTCTATTACGACGGTCCCGACGTCGTTCTGGCGCGGCGGCGTCTCGACGGCGGCGACCAATGGGTGCGCTATGTCCATGGGCCGCTGGACGATCAGCCGCTGGCGACGGAAGTCTATGCGCAGGGCGCGGCGCCGACGCCGGGGACGGGATCGCAATTCTACTATCATGCGGATGGCGAAGGCTCGATCCGCTTGATCACCAACGCCGGCTCCACCGTCTTCAACCGCTACGACTATGACAGTTTCGGGCGGCGGCTGGCGGTGGTGGAGAGCCTTCCCTTGCAGCCCTATGGCTGGAAGGGGCGCGAATGGATCGCGGGCCCCGACATTTATTACAACCGCGCGCGCTTCTACGATCCGGCGCTCGGGCGCTTCCTCGCCGAGGATCCGCTCGGCTTTGGCGGCGGCGATTCCAACCTCTACAGCTTCGCCTGGAACAATCCGAGACGGTGGAATGATCCGAGCGGATTGTCGGCGACGGAATCCGGCCTACTGTCTCGGGTGACGCCTGTTGCGGAGGCAGCTGCGATCGGATGCGCGATTTCAACGACATTGTCAGGTCTGGCCGCGTGGCTGAGTGGAGATGGAACTTACGAGGTGGTGGGACTACAACTCGCATCTCCATGTATTGTTTCGCCGGTTTTGGCGCGTCGACCAGGGGGTAGGGGAGGCGCAGGCGTGGGTTCGGGCGCGGGAGGTGGGCGCGGCCCGGGGCCGAATGACGATGATGACGGTGATCCATGCACGCCGTCATGGGAAAGCGAAAACGGCTATTGCTTCGTGCTCTATCCGAAAGGCTCGAAGCGTGAAGAGGCGTGCCGGAGAGGCTGCCTGGAACGTTCGCGGGTCAGAGACTCAATTTGCCGCCGGACCGGAGCATGGCCGAGCAACAATGATCCGTCGTTCGGCCCGCCGAGGTGGAATGACCTGACCGATTGTCGCGATCTATGGGGACCGAGGCGATGGAACTGA
- a CDS encoding polymorphic toxin-type HINT domain-containing protein has protein sequence MTTAEGTTALTTGADAAFVAARSGSAAPKIGARVACSFFVLADALSFANDPSLVGAYDLVTDMSSCAVKAVKKPRPPTRKPAPSPGCSISGFSSFEAVTPIETALGRRPIEEIAIGDLVAARDGFTGEVGWRPVRELFRRTAPSIAHVTLDGPDGRRETLNVTSEHPFFVAGKGWTEVRRLERGDRIVSEREATLAVADVSLEEQPTLVYNFEVAQDHNYFVGDAGAEAHNAPADFWRRRSKEAP, from the coding sequence GTGACGACGGCGGAGGGGACCACCGCGCTGACGACTGGCGCGGATGCGGCCTTTGTGGCCGCGCGCAGCGGCAGCGCGGCGCCGAAGATCGGCGCGCGCGTCGCCTGCAGCTTCTTCGTGCTGGCCGATGCGCTCTCCTTCGCCAACGACCCGTCGCTGGTCGGCGCCTATGACCTCGTGACCGACATGTCGTCCTGCGCGGTGAAGGCGGTGAAGAAGCCCCGTCCGCCCACGCGCAAGCCCGCGCCGTCTCCCGGTTGCTCGATTTCGGGCTTCTCGTCCTTCGAGGCGGTGACGCCGATCGAGACGGCGCTCGGCCGCCGGCCGATCGAGGAAATCGCGATCGGCGATCTGGTCGCGGCGCGCGACGGCTTCACCGGCGAGGTGGGTTGGCGTCCGGTGCGCGAGCTGTTCCGCCGCACGGCTCCGAGCATCGCGCATGTGACGCTCGACGGGCCAGATGGACGGCGCGAGACACTCAACGTGACGAGCGAGCATCCGTTCTTCGTCGCGGGCAAGGGCTGGACGGAGGTGCGCCGGCTCGAACGAGGCGACCGCATCGTCTCCGAGCGCGAAGCGACGCTCGCGGTGGCCGATGTCTCACTGGAAGAGCAGCCGACGCTGGTCTATAATTTCGAGGTCGCGCAGGACCATAACTATTTCGTCGGCGATGCTGGGGCGGAGGCGCATAATGCGCCTGCAGATTTTTGGCGACGGAGATCCAAAGAAGCTCCGTAA
- a CDS encoding DUF2750 domain-containing protein: MALNTKSALTNSISGEYGLQDALRCGRLKFAGPEEPNEKEFQALIGVANAERRMERFNRGARRGGEVWALEKDGNLLTFDIEDVRGTIRKAVPFWPAQRYVEHVKSSLQCDAEVFRIGVIEWIDNTLTELRKRKLLVGKFWLPGKRTVVEAPLLVARGAAEGIAWNAKLEQPRIAPQMADEEYNRVLRKALRSNMGQGPKGDLP, from the coding sequence ATGGCGTTAAACACTAAAAGCGCCCTGACGAACTCGATTTCCGGGGAATATGGATTGCAGGATGCACTGCGTTGTGGCCGCCTGAAATTTGCGGGGCCCGAAGAGCCGAACGAAAAGGAATTTCAAGCTTTGATCGGCGTCGCAAATGCGGAGCGCCGGATGGAACGGTTCAATCGGGGTGCCCGACGCGGGGGAGAAGTGTGGGCGTTAGAGAAGGATGGGAATCTACTCACTTTTGACATAGAGGATGTCAGAGGAACGATACGAAAAGCTGTTCCTTTCTGGCCTGCTCAAAGATATGTCGAACATGTCAAGAGCTCCCTCCAATGCGACGCAGAAGTCTTCAGGATAGGTGTGATCGAGTGGATCGACAACACTCTTACTGAGTTGCGCAAGAGAAAACTTCTGGTCGGCAAGTTCTGGCTGCCGGGAAAGCGCACGGTGGTCGAAGCGCCTTTGCTCGTTGCGAGAGGTGCAGCCGAGGGCATTGCCTGGAATGCAAAGCTCGAGCAGCCTCGAATTGCTCCACAGATGGCGGACGAAGAATATAACCGCGTTCTCCGAAAAGCACTGCGAAGCAATATGGGTCAAGGCCCGAAAGGCGATCTTCCGTGA